From Scomber scombrus chromosome 21, fScoSco1.1, whole genome shotgun sequence, one genomic window encodes:
- the mprip gene encoding myosin phosphatase Rho-interacting protein isoform X3: MIMSAAKENSCRKFQANFFNKSKCQNCFKPRELHLLTDQDLTQAKPIYGGWLCLAPEGTDFDNPMQRSRKWQRRFFVLYEHGCLRFALDESPSTLPQGTVNMNLCTDVIDAEPKTGQKNSLCIITPEQEYFIRGENKEIINGWSEQLVVYPRTNKQNQKKKRKVEPTTSQEPGPAKVAVTGSGIPEAEKVPDSSSIIWQEELNQREAEGAAVWAAAELPPESPLPPIGDFASVGQGSDAGSVNGDEADRGGLPLHGSVPQPPSDLLSPTGSCSSLGGVPRCLSPAPSDPFPSGSSLLSNGSHISGSVSSLDSDASGSTVTSTDSHPATHRGGHGYSHHDTPRSRRLEAEARKAEKRGRFRSPDRQEREAVLSPERSRSGVIEKLEALELENPEKMEVEESGRGTARQGRSEHRRFQREEQRHDVGQGLDFPSTLPPLRRAKSLDRRTTESVMTPDLLNFKKGWMVKLDEQNQWKKYWFVLTDHSLRYYKDSIAEEASDLDGEIDLCTCYNVTEYQAQRNYGFQIHTQEGVHTLSAMTAGIRRNWIQAVMKNVRPSTAPDVASSTEDHGSFTPLEGLVRPDITQDSPSSEASSVDRESIPGVTKSRARERRREGRSKTFDWAEFRPIAQALAQQRAQEAESLHADLGELDRSRRREERRKRYESVTSTDPTSPKEGGRTDFDGGEGVGHTGPELLSPSPVDRQQRVEEVIEQHWRQVEKTPVRDERRMPLPSTLQTRDTAELEQLLDNYKQGMEDLKSQLESCHQQLLDSNKHKQELELQLRTALDREQDVRTGYISPATCERGFTAMEESHQKVIDELQRKHQRELENLHEEKERLLAEETAATISAIEAMKNAHRSELEKELDKARKANNNVENADMEEIRRQHEEELCSFQREIEVLSEQYSQKCLENAHLAQALEAERQALRQCQRENQELNAHNQELNNRLAAEITKMRSMTSEDGVGDTNTTIQGKELYELEVMLRVKESEVQYLKQEINSLKDELQSAQRDKKYATDKYKDIYTELSIVRAKAERDLGRLRDQLQLAHEALGEPSLEEVERGGYDIMKSKSNPDILKMAAAAAKRSERTMRSKSLKEGLTAEQRLHLFENKDTKEF, encoded by the exons GCTAAACCTATTTATGGTGGATGGCTGTGCTTGGCCCCCGAGGGAACCGACTTTGACAATCCTATGCAGAGATCCCGG AAATGGCAGCGGAGATTCTTCGTGCTGTACGAACACGGCTGTTTGCGCTTCGCCCTGGACGAGTCG CCGAGCACGCTGCCTCAGGGCACGGTCAACATGAACCTCTGTACGGACGTCATCGACGCCGAGCCCAAGACAGGCCAGAAGAACTCGCTGTGCATCATCACCCCAGAGCAGGAGTACTTCATCAGAGGAGAGAATAAAGAGATCATTAATGG GTGGAGCGAACAGCTGGTGGTGTACCCCCGAACCAACAAGCAGAACCAGAAGAAGAAACGCAAGGTGGAGCCTACGACCTCCCAG GAGCCGGGTCCAGCCAAGGTAGCGGTGACCGGCTCCGGTATCCCCGAGGCCGAGAAGGTTCCGGACTCTAGCTCCATCATCTGGCAGGAGGAGCTGAACCAGAGAGAGGCTGAAGGGGCTGCAGTCTGGGCCGCCGCTGAGCTGCCCCCAGAATCACCTCTGCCACCTATAG GAGACTTTGCGTCTGTGGGTCAGGGGTCTGACGCGGGATCAGTGAACGGTGACGAGGCGGACCGAGGCGGCCTGCCTCTGCACGGTTCTGTCCCACAGCCCCCCAGCGACCTGCTCTCCCCGACAGGCTCCTGCTCCAGCCTCGGGGGCGTCCCCCGCTGCCTCTCCCCGGCCCCCAGCGACCCCTTCCCCTCCGGCAGCTCCTTGCTCTCCAACGGCTCCCACATCAGCGGCTCGGTCAGCTCGCTGGACTCGGACGCCAGCGGCAGCACGGTGACCAGCACCGACAGCCACCCGGCCACCCACAGGGGCGGCCACGGGTACAGCCACCACGACACGCCGAGATCCCGGCGGCTGGAGGCCGAGGCCAGGAAGGCAGAGAAGAGGGGCCGGTTCAGGAGCCCCGACAGGCAGGAGAGGGAGGCCGTGCTCAGCCCCGAGAGGAG TCGCTCCGGTGTCATTGAGAAGCTGGAGGCCTTGGAGCTGGAGAACCCGGAGAAAATGGAGGTGGAGGAGTCGGGGCGGGGCACGGCCAGACAAGGCCGGAGCGAGCACAGGCGCTTCCAAAGagag GAGCAGAGACATGACGTGGGTCAGGGTCTGGATTTCCCCTCCACCCTGCCGCCTCTGAGGAGAGCCAAGTCCCTAGACCGAAGAACCACCGAGTCAGTCATGACA cccGATTTACTGAACTTCAAGAAAGGTTGGATGGTGAAGCTTGATGAGCAAAACCAG TGGAAGAAATACTGGTTTGTGTTGACAGATCACAGCCTACGATACTACAAGGATTCAATAGCAGAAGAG GCCTCCGACCTGGACGGCGAGATCGACTTGTGTACTTGCTACAATGTCACTGAATACCAGGCTCAACGCAACTATGGTTTCCAAATACAC ACCCAGGAGGGAGTCCACACTCTGTCGGCCATGACGGCAGGTATACGGAGGAACTGGATCCAGGCAGTCATGAAGAACGTCCGACCCTCTACTGCTCCTGATGTGGCAAG CTCGACTGAGGATCATGGTTCCTTCACTCCTCTGGAGGGTCTGGTCAGGCCAGACATCACCCAGGACTCTCCCTCTTCTGAAGCCTCATCCGTGGATAGAGAATCCATCCCGGGTGTCACAAAGAGCCGGGCGCGCGAGCGTCGGCGAGAAGGCCGCTCGAAGACTTTCGACTGGGCAGAGTTCAGACCCATCGCTCAGGCTCTGGCTCAGCAGCGGGCGCAGGAAGCCGAGAGCCTGCACGCAGACCTGGGAGAGCTTGACCGTAGtcggaggagggaggagaggcgGAAGAGGTATGAGTCGGTGACGTCGACGGATCCCACGTCGcctaaagaaggagggagaacaGACTTTGATGGCGGAGAGGGAGTCGGACACACGGGGCCCGAGTTATTATCGCCTTCGCCTGTGGACAGGCAGCAGAGGGTGGAGGAGGTGATCGAACAACACTGGCGGCAGGTGGAAAAGACACCAGTGCGGGATGAGAGGAGGATGCCTCTGCCTTCTACACTGCAAACCAGAGACACTGCAGAGCTGGAGCAGCTGTTAGACAATTACAAGCAAGGG ATGGAAGACCTGAAGTCACAGTTGGAGAGCTGTCACCAGCAGCTTCTCGACTCCAACAAGCACAAGCAGGAGCTGGAGCTCCAGCTGAGAACAGCTCTGGACAGAGAGCAGGACGTCCGGACGGGTTACATCTCTCCG GCCACCTGTGAGAGGGGCTTCACTGCAATGGAGGAGTCTCATCAGAAGGTGATAGAtgagctgcagaggaaacaccagagaGAGCTGGAGAACCTGcatgaggagaaggagagattGCTGGCAGAGGAGACAGCAGCCACCATCTCTG CAATTGAAGCAATGAAAAACGCCCACCGGTCAGAGCTGGAGAAGGAGCTGGACAAGGCTCGCAAGGCCAACAATAACGTAGAGAACGCCGACATGGAGGAGATTCGCAGACAGCACGA gGAGGAGCTGTGTTCGTTCCAGCGGGAGATCGAGGTGTTGTCGGAGCAGTATTCCCAGAAGTGCCTGGAAAACGCCCACCTGGCCCAGGCTCTGGAGGCCGAGAGGCAGGCCCTCAGGCAGTGTCAGAGAGAGAACCAGGAGCTGAACGCACACAACCAG GAGCTAAATAACCGTCTGGCGGCAGAGATCACAAAGATGCGCTCCATGACATCAGAGGATGGAGTAGGAGACACAAACACTACAATACAGGGGAAAGAGCTCTATGAGTTGGAG GTGATGCTGAGGGTGAAGGAGTCTGAGGTTCAGTACCTGAAGCAGGAAATCAATTCTTTGAAAGATGAACTACAATCTGCCCAAAGA gACAAGAAATATGCAACAGATAAGTACAAGGACATCTACACCGAGCTGAGCATCGTCAGGGCCAAAGCAGAACGGGATCTGGGCCGGCTCAGAGACCAGCTGCAGCTGGCTCACGAGGCACTCGGGGAGCCTTcgctggaggaggtggagagaggaggataCG ATATCATGAAGTCCAAAAGCAACCCTGACATCCTCAAGATGGCAGCTGCTGCAGCCAAACGCTCAGAGCGCACCATGAGGTCAAAG AGTCTAAAGGAAGGGCTGACGGCTGAGCAGAGACTCCACCTGTTTGAAAATAAAGACACTAAGGAGTTCTGA
- the mprip gene encoding myosin phosphatase Rho-interacting protein isoform X2: MIMSAAKENSCRKFQANFFNKSKCQNCFKPRELHLLTDQDLTQAKPIYGGWLCLAPEGTDFDNPMQRSRKWQRRFFVLYEHGCLRFALDESPSTLPQGTVNMNLCTDVIDAEPKTGQKNSLCIITPEQEYFIRGENKEIINGWSEQLVVYPRTNKQNQKKKRKVEPTTSQEPGPAKVAVTGSGIPEAEKVPDSSSIIWQEELNQREAEGAAVWAAAELPPESPLPPIGDFASVGQGSDAGSVNGDEADRGGLPLHGSVPQPPSDLLSPTGSCSSLGGVPRCLSPAPSDPFPSGSSLLSNGSHISGSVSSLDSDASGSTVTSTDSHPATHRGGHGYSHHDTPRSRRLEAEARKAEKRGRFRSPDRQEREAVLSPERSRSGVIEKLEALELENPEKMEVEESGRGTARQGRSEHRRFQREEQRHDVGQGLDFPSTLPPLRRAKSLDRRTTESVMTPDLLNFKKGWMVKLDEQNQWKKYWFVLTDHSLRYYKDSIAEEASDLDGEIDLCTCYNVTEYQAQRNYGFQIHTQEGVHTLSAMTAGIRRNWIQAVMKNVRPSTAPDVASSTEDHGSFTPLEGLVRPDITQDSPSSEASSVDRESIPGVTKSRARERRREGRSKTFDWAEFRPIAQALAQQRAQEAESLHADLGELDRSRRREERRKRYESVTSTDPTSPKEGGRTDFDGGEGVGHTGPELLSPSPVDRQQRVEEVIEQHWRQVEKTPVRDERRMPLPSTLQTRDTAELEQLLDNYKQGMEDLKSQLESCHQQLLDSNKHKQELELQLRTALDREQDVRTGYISPLEHPLGLEADVTPQTKRPELVSSQAQSLTKKYQETKELLKQQELKKRNMQAQLGLSLSHHSITEPYFSEPQNTPIVEGPFPEPVQKTVSFLLQDSTEAIQELEDLTTDKTLTLKELSKLLKAFSCSQETAERPQFQKLLETWKYQQELENETIKKSLARAGESIREYEARLLIMEDLVKKVQKQTFETLKSPYGPLSKIDNHSETNEMTIGMLSQRVELLTSENGALKQRCQEIVNQLTEADREIDRLKAELINQQGGKQHHLVMEELKRLKAELAENQANAIDREYYERELNEKSLRLHEALVTLEEFGNTLKDTEKKLQLKEATLKGLGFQTDFEDEPLHLEKDQLKELLETSQARLFEMEVNRQSIEQRCVELEARNSELILLQQESEEVSREKLREAENEIKMLREKLEMSGRVEKTVHVSECVEVGEKQVDDKGLIKQVIEEIEMKSEATNQVLGMLAKVAVNVEKMLSDLKSTLFFKEHLGSSKEEPFCVSRKDMRLVLEGEFWSRLLGTIEIKPEENKHSCERGVAEQMMAQKRLMLLISTICPKAKVESEILAEPDFASMYSWLDDDTNTLILKELTENLEEKSYFLTQIASRVKLAKDDKLLSLALASFDSGREPKQSEYLIDALKEAYMLYMIIRLKVQHEKELQQKQREVQVGGLDCANCPKLREVVRDLQSKLAELHSQLSEASLKATSASQTLIHIEGEPIDSVDKTIELQNIIARHRKELREVKDSYEQEAERLRQDIVKANETLRLRSEENVKEIDSLTNCMENLKKKHELERMSLMERFDREMEELKSMMNPPNPDRTSTEEDRPSHHHTSNLKERIQELVTQVSVMTEEMRRREEQGDITTLRLKYEKDLENLKATCERGFTAMEESHQKVIDELQRKHQRELENLHEEKERLLAEETAATISAIEAMKNAHRSELEKELDKARKANNNVENADMEEIRRQHEEELCSFQREIEVLSEQYSQKCLENAHLAQALEAERQALRQCQRENQELNAHNQELNNRLAAEITKMRSMTSEDGVGDTNTTIQGKELYELEVMLRVKESEVQYLKQEINSLKDELQSAQRDKKYATDKYKDIYTELSIVRAKAERDLGRLRDQLQLAHEALGEPSLEEVERGGYDIMKSKSNPDILKMAAAAAKRSERTMRSKSVNRDMPWDS, translated from the exons GCTAAACCTATTTATGGTGGATGGCTGTGCTTGGCCCCCGAGGGAACCGACTTTGACAATCCTATGCAGAGATCCCGG AAATGGCAGCGGAGATTCTTCGTGCTGTACGAACACGGCTGTTTGCGCTTCGCCCTGGACGAGTCG CCGAGCACGCTGCCTCAGGGCACGGTCAACATGAACCTCTGTACGGACGTCATCGACGCCGAGCCCAAGACAGGCCAGAAGAACTCGCTGTGCATCATCACCCCAGAGCAGGAGTACTTCATCAGAGGAGAGAATAAAGAGATCATTAATGG GTGGAGCGAACAGCTGGTGGTGTACCCCCGAACCAACAAGCAGAACCAGAAGAAGAAACGCAAGGTGGAGCCTACGACCTCCCAG GAGCCGGGTCCAGCCAAGGTAGCGGTGACCGGCTCCGGTATCCCCGAGGCCGAGAAGGTTCCGGACTCTAGCTCCATCATCTGGCAGGAGGAGCTGAACCAGAGAGAGGCTGAAGGGGCTGCAGTCTGGGCCGCCGCTGAGCTGCCCCCAGAATCACCTCTGCCACCTATAG GAGACTTTGCGTCTGTGGGTCAGGGGTCTGACGCGGGATCAGTGAACGGTGACGAGGCGGACCGAGGCGGCCTGCCTCTGCACGGTTCTGTCCCACAGCCCCCCAGCGACCTGCTCTCCCCGACAGGCTCCTGCTCCAGCCTCGGGGGCGTCCCCCGCTGCCTCTCCCCGGCCCCCAGCGACCCCTTCCCCTCCGGCAGCTCCTTGCTCTCCAACGGCTCCCACATCAGCGGCTCGGTCAGCTCGCTGGACTCGGACGCCAGCGGCAGCACGGTGACCAGCACCGACAGCCACCCGGCCACCCACAGGGGCGGCCACGGGTACAGCCACCACGACACGCCGAGATCCCGGCGGCTGGAGGCCGAGGCCAGGAAGGCAGAGAAGAGGGGCCGGTTCAGGAGCCCCGACAGGCAGGAGAGGGAGGCCGTGCTCAGCCCCGAGAGGAG TCGCTCCGGTGTCATTGAGAAGCTGGAGGCCTTGGAGCTGGAGAACCCGGAGAAAATGGAGGTGGAGGAGTCGGGGCGGGGCACGGCCAGACAAGGCCGGAGCGAGCACAGGCGCTTCCAAAGagag GAGCAGAGACATGACGTGGGTCAGGGTCTGGATTTCCCCTCCACCCTGCCGCCTCTGAGGAGAGCCAAGTCCCTAGACCGAAGAACCACCGAGTCAGTCATGACA cccGATTTACTGAACTTCAAGAAAGGTTGGATGGTGAAGCTTGATGAGCAAAACCAG TGGAAGAAATACTGGTTTGTGTTGACAGATCACAGCCTACGATACTACAAGGATTCAATAGCAGAAGAG GCCTCCGACCTGGACGGCGAGATCGACTTGTGTACTTGCTACAATGTCACTGAATACCAGGCTCAACGCAACTATGGTTTCCAAATACAC ACCCAGGAGGGAGTCCACACTCTGTCGGCCATGACGGCAGGTATACGGAGGAACTGGATCCAGGCAGTCATGAAGAACGTCCGACCCTCTACTGCTCCTGATGTGGCAAG CTCGACTGAGGATCATGGTTCCTTCACTCCTCTGGAGGGTCTGGTCAGGCCAGACATCACCCAGGACTCTCCCTCTTCTGAAGCCTCATCCGTGGATAGAGAATCCATCCCGGGTGTCACAAAGAGCCGGGCGCGCGAGCGTCGGCGAGAAGGCCGCTCGAAGACTTTCGACTGGGCAGAGTTCAGACCCATCGCTCAGGCTCTGGCTCAGCAGCGGGCGCAGGAAGCCGAGAGCCTGCACGCAGACCTGGGAGAGCTTGACCGTAGtcggaggagggaggagaggcgGAAGAGGTATGAGTCGGTGACGTCGACGGATCCCACGTCGcctaaagaaggagggagaacaGACTTTGATGGCGGAGAGGGAGTCGGACACACGGGGCCCGAGTTATTATCGCCTTCGCCTGTGGACAGGCAGCAGAGGGTGGAGGAGGTGATCGAACAACACTGGCGGCAGGTGGAAAAGACACCAGTGCGGGATGAGAGGAGGATGCCTCTGCCTTCTACACTGCAAACCAGAGACACTGCAGAGCTGGAGCAGCTGTTAGACAATTACAAGCAAGGG ATGGAAGACCTGAAGTCACAGTTGGAGAGCTGTCACCAGCAGCTTCTCGACTCCAACAAGCACAAGCAGGAGCTGGAGCTCCAGCTGAGAACAGCTCTGGACAGAGAGCAGGACGTCCGGACGGGTTACATCTCTCCG CTGGAGCACCCTTTGGGTCTGGAGGCTGATGTGACGCCCCAGACGAAGAGGCCAGAACTGGTTAGTTCTCAAGCACAGAGTTTAACAAAGAAGTACCAGGAGACCAAAGAGCTCCTGAAGCAGCAAGAGTTGAAAAAGCGCAATATGCAGGCACAGCTTGGCCTCTCGCTTTCTCACCACTCCATCACGGAACCTTACTTTTCTGAACCCCAAAACACACCCATTGTGGAAGGCCCTTTCCCAGAACCTGTCCAAAAAACAGTTAGCTTCTTGCTCCAGGACAGCACAGAGGCAATTCAAGAACTAGAGGACTTGACAACCGATAAAACTCTGACTCTGAAGGAGCTGTCGAAATTGTTGAAAGCCTTTAGCTGTAGCcaagagacagcagagagaccTCAATTTCAGAAGCTCCTGGAGACCTGGAAATATCAACAGGAGTTAGAAAacgaaacaataaaaaagagttTAGCTAGGGCAGGAGAAAGCATCCGTGAATACGAAGCCCGTCTTCTGATCATGGAGGATTTGGTTAAGAAGGTTCAGAAGCAAACCTTTGAAACCCTAAAAAGCCCTTATGGTCCCCTCTCGAAAATTGATAACCATTCAGAGACAAATGAGATGACCATTGGAATGCTCTCCCAGAGAGTCGAACTTTTAACAAGTGAAAACGGGGCATTGAAACAACGATGTCAGGAGATAGTGAACCAGTTGACTGAGGCTGACAGAGAAATTGACAGACTGAAAGCTGAGCTGATCAACCAGCAGGGTGGCAAACAGCATCATCTTGTCATGGAAGAGCTGAAAAGATTGAAAGCTGAACTTGCCGAAAACCAGGCGAACGCCATAGACAGGGAGTATTATGAAAGGGAGCTTAATGAGAAATCCTTGAGGCTCCATGAAGCTCTGGTAACATTGGAGGAGTTTGGCAACACACTAAAAGACACTGagaagaagctgcagctgaAAGAGGCCACGCTGAAAGGTCTGGGATTCCAGACAGATTTTGAGGACGAGCCGCTACACTTGGAGAAAGATCAACTCAAAGAGCTACTTGAAACCTCACAAGCAAGGTTATTTGAGATGGAGGTGAACCGTCAGTCTATAGAGCAGCGCTGTGTAGAACTTGAAGCCAGGAACAGTGAACTAATCTTACTACAACAGGAATCGGAGGAAGTCAGCAGAGAGAAGCTAAGAGAAGCAGAAAACGAAATAAAGATGCTACGAGAGAAGTTAGAAATGTCAGGTAGAGTTGAAAAGACAGTGCATGTTAGTGAGTGTGTTGAGGTTGGAGAGAAGCAGGTTGATGATAAAGGTCTTATAAAGCAAGTAATAGAAGAGATTGAGATGAAGTCTGAGGCGACTAATCAGGTTTTAGGCATGTTAGCAAAGGTAGCTGTTAATGTAGAGAAAATGCTCAGTGATTTAAAAAGCACTTTATTTTTCAAAGAGCACCTTGGTTCATCGAAAGAAGAACCATTCTGTGTGAGTCGGAAAGACATGAGGTTGGTATTAGAGGGAGAGTTCTGGAGTCGGTTGTTGGGTACCATTGAAATAAAAccagaggaaaacaaacacagctgtgaAAGAGGTGTGGCAGAACAGATGATGGCTCAGAAGCGCTTGATGCTCTTGATTAGCACGATTTGTCCTAAAGCAAAAGTTGAGAGCGAGATACTGGCAGAACCAGATTTTGCGTCTATGTACAGCTGGCTTGATGATGACACAAATACCCTTATTCTTAAAGAGTTAACAGAGAACTTGGAAGAAAAGTCCTACTTTTTGACACAGATTGCATCCAGGGTGAAGTTGGCCAAAGATGACAAGCTTTTGTCTTTGGCTCTTGCAAGCTTTGATTCTGGTCGAGAACCGAAACAGTCTGAATATCTGATTGATGCCTTAAAAGAAGCTTACATGTTGTATATGATTATTAGGCTCAAAGTCCAGCATGAGAAAGAGCTACAGCAAAAGCAGAGAGAAGTTCAGGTTGGTGGCTTGGACTGTGCAAACTGTCCTAAATTGAGAGAGGTTGTCAGAGATCTCCAGTCCAAACTGGCAGAGCTTCATAGTCAACTATCTGAGGCATCTTTGAAAGCCACCTCAGCATCACAAACTCTGATCCACATTGAAGGGGAGCCCATAGACTCAGTGGATAAAACCATTGAGCTTCAAAACATAATAGCCAGGCATAGGAAGGAGCTTAGAGAAGTCAAAGACAGCTATGAGCAGGAAGCTGAAAGGTTGAGACAAGACATTGTGAAGGCCAATGAGACACTGCGCCTTCGCTCAGAAGAAAACGTCAAAGAGATCGACTCACTGACGAACTGCATGGAGAACCTGAAGAAGAAGCACGAGTTGGAACGAATGAGCCTCATGGAGAGGTTTGACCGGGAAATGGAGGAGTTGAAGAGCATGATGAATCCGCCAAACCCAGACAGGACCTCGACTGAAGAAGACAGACCTTCACATCACCACACATCCAACCTCAAAGAGCGTATTCAAGAGCTGGTGACCCAAGTCTCAGTCATGACCGAAGAGATGAGGCGACGCGAAGAGCAGGGCGACATAACCACTCTTCGGCTGAAATACGAGAAAGACCTGGAAAACCTGAAG GCCACCTGTGAGAGGGGCTTCACTGCAATGGAGGAGTCTCATCAGAAGGTGATAGAtgagctgcagaggaaacaccagagaGAGCTGGAGAACCTGcatgaggagaaggagagattGCTGGCAGAGGAGACAGCAGCCACCATCTCTG CAATTGAAGCAATGAAAAACGCCCACCGGTCAGAGCTGGAGAAGGAGCTGGACAAGGCTCGCAAGGCCAACAATAACGTAGAGAACGCCGACATGGAGGAGATTCGCAGACAGCACGA gGAGGAGCTGTGTTCGTTCCAGCGGGAGATCGAGGTGTTGTCGGAGCAGTATTCCCAGAAGTGCCTGGAAAACGCCCACCTGGCCCAGGCTCTGGAGGCCGAGAGGCAGGCCCTCAGGCAGTGTCAGAGAGAGAACCAGGAGCTGAACGCACACAACCAG GAGCTAAATAACCGTCTGGCGGCAGAGATCACAAAGATGCGCTCCATGACATCAGAGGATGGAGTAGGAGACACAAACACTACAATACAGGGGAAAGAGCTCTATGAGTTGGAG GTGATGCTGAGGGTGAAGGAGTCTGAGGTTCAGTACCTGAAGCAGGAAATCAATTCTTTGAAAGATGAACTACAATCTGCCCAAAGA gACAAGAAATATGCAACAGATAAGTACAAGGACATCTACACCGAGCTGAGCATCGTCAGGGCCAAAGCAGAACGGGATCTGGGCCGGCTCAGAGACCAGCTGCAGCTGGCTCACGAGGCACTCGGGGAGCCTTcgctggaggaggtggagagaggaggataCG ATATCATGAAGTCCAAAAGCAACCCTGACATCCTCAAGATGGCAGCTGCTGCAGCCAAACGCTCAGAGCGCACCATGAGGTCAAAG TCTGTGAATCGTGACATGCCCTGGGACAGTTAG